Within Deinococcus actinosclerus, the genomic segment CGAGGCGGCGCTGCCGCAGGACAGGTTCCTGCGCACCTGGGGTTTCCAGCGGGCCGCGCAGAGTGCCCTGCCCGCCCTGGACGCGCGCTCGCGCCGCCTGATCGCGGCGTACACGGCGGGCGTGAACGCCGCGCAGGGCCGGGGCAAGAAGGCGCTGGAATTCCGGATCCTGGGGTACACGCCGGAGCCCTGGCAGGACGTGGACACGGTGTCGTGGAGCAAGCTGATGGCCTTCGACCTGGGCGGCAACTACGACCGGGAGGTCCTGAACGCCCACGTCGCACGCCAGCTGGGAGCGGGGGGGCTGGATCAGGTCACTGCGCCGTACCCGGCGGATGGGCCGACGATCCTCAGCGCGGACGAGGTCGGGGCCGAGAACGCCGCGCCGCAGACCGGCACGACCTCCGATGCGCCCCGCCTGCCGGAGGCGACGGTCGCGGCTCTGCGGGCGCACCTGCGGGCCGCCGAGGCGCTGGGCATGCAGCAGGTGCCCGGCAAGGGCAGCAACGACTGGGTGATCGCCGGGTCGCGCACGGCCAGCGGCAAACCCATCCTGGCGGACGACCCGCACCTCGCGCTGACCGCGCCGATGCTGTGGTACCTCGCGGACGTGCAGGGTGGGGACCTGAAGGCGATCGGGGCCAGCATCCCGGGCCTGCCGGCCATCGTGATCGGGCGCAACGAGCGGGTCGCGTGGGGCGTGACGAACGTGAACCCCGACGTGCAGGACCTGTACGTGGAACCCGAGGGCGCGCGGCTCACCAGTCGCCAGGAGGTGATCAAGGTCAAGGGCAAAGAGGACGTGACGCTCACCGTCCGCGAGAGCGCGCACGGCCCGGTCATCAGCGACAACGGCGGCGGCGGCCTGAACTTCGCGGACGCGGGCCCGCGCGTGGCCCTGAAGTGGACGGCGCTGCAACCCGGCGACACCACCATGGACGCCTTCCTGGGCCTGAACTACGCGCAGAACTGGGCCGAGTTCACGCAGGCGCTCTCGCGCTACGTGGCCCCCAGCCAGAACTTCGTGTACGCGGACGTGGACGGCAACACCGGCTACTACGCGCCGGGCCGCGTGCCCATCCGCGAGGGCTGGGACGGCAGCCTCCCCGTGCCGGGCGACGGCAGCCGCGAGTGGCGCGGCTTCATTCCCTTCGGGGAACTGCCGCACACCCTGAACCCGGCCGACGGACTGGTCGTCACCGCGAACAACCGGGTCGTGCCCGACGGGTACCCCTACCTGCTCGGGAACACCCGCAACTGGGCCGAACCGTACCGCGCCCGGCGCATCACGGACCTGCTGACCGCCACCCCGAAACTGAGCGTGGCGGACGTGCAGCGCACCCAGCTCGACACCCACAGTCTCGTGTGGGACGACTTCCGCCCCGTTCTGCTGGCCACGAAGCCCGGCAGTGACCGCGCCCGGCAGGCCCTGAGGACCCTGCAGGGCTGGGACGGCAGCATGACCACCGGCAGCCAGGGCGCCCTGCTGTTCGAGGCGTGGCTGCTGCAGCTTCAGGAGATGGCCCGCGACGAACTGAACGACGCGACCGTCATGAACAGCCTGTCCGTCCTGAACCAGCTGCGCGCCGGCGGCGAACTGTGCGCGCAGGGCGGCCAGGGCGACTGCGCGGCCCTGCTGACCCGCACGCTGGACGCCGCCATCACCGACCTCCAGGCCCGCCTGGGGGACGACATGACCGGCTGGACGTACGGGAAGCTCCATCAGGTCGCCAGCAACCACCGCGCGTTCGGGAAGGTCAGCGCCCTGGCGTGGCTGTTCAACCACCACGCCCCCACCCCCGGCGGCACGAACACCGTGAACGTCGCCCGGCCCGAGCACGACACCTTCGCGCAGACGCACGGCCCCAGCTACCGCCAGATCGTGGACCTCAGTGATCCCGACCGCAGCGTGTACATCGGCAGCCTGGGGCAGGCGGGCAGCCCCCTGGCGCCCCACGCCACCGACCAGATGACCCGCTGGATCGGCGGGCAGTACCTCCCCATGAGCACGAAACCCGCCGACTGGGGAAACACGCAGACCCTCACCCTTCACCCGGCGGGCAAGTAGGTAGACTGCCGTATGGCCGAACCTCACCGCGTGCGCGACGCCCTGCGCGCCAGCATGACCGCCTGGGCCACCCTGACCGTCCGGGACGACCAGGCCCGCGTGACCCTCGCCCCCGACCTCGACGTGCTTGCCCCGCAGCTCGACGCGATCGACCCCGGCTGGAGCCTCA encodes:
- a CDS encoding penicillin acylase family protein; this encodes MNTKTVGPLRRKRSWGRRVATGVLGTLLLLGAAGGGAYAWLRATSEPQRAGNVNLAGLGGNVQVTRDAWGVPHIRAQTDEDAVFALGFVHWQDRAWQMDFQRRVAQGRLSEVLGEAALPQDRFLRTWGFQRAAQSALPALDARSRRLIAAYTAGVNAAQGRGKKALEFRILGYTPEPWQDVDTVSWSKLMAFDLGGNYDREVLNAHVARQLGAGGLDQVTAPYPADGPTILSADEVGAENAAPQTGTTSDAPRLPEATVAALRAHLRAAEALGMQQVPGKGSNDWVIAGSRTASGKPILADDPHLALTAPMLWYLADVQGGDLKAIGASIPGLPAIVIGRNERVAWGVTNVNPDVQDLYVEPEGARLTSRQEVIKVKGKEDVTLTVRESAHGPVISDNGGGGLNFADAGPRVALKWTALQPGDTTMDAFLGLNYAQNWAEFTQALSRYVAPSQNFVYADVDGNTGYYAPGRVPIREGWDGSLPVPGDGSREWRGFIPFGELPHTLNPADGLVVTANNRVVPDGYPYLLGNTRNWAEPYRARRITDLLTATPKLSVADVQRTQLDTHSLVWDDFRPVLLATKPGSDRARQALRTLQGWDGSMTTGSQGALLFEAWLLQLQEMARDELNDATVMNSLSVLNQLRAGGELCAQGGQGDCAALLTRTLDAAITDLQARLGDDMTGWTYGKLHQVASNHRAFGKVSALAWLFNHHAPTPGGTNTVNVARPEHDTFAQTHGPSYRQIVDLSDPDRSVYIGSLGQAGSPLAPHATDQMTRWIGGQYLPMSTKPADWGNTQTLTLHPAGK